One window from the genome of Salvelinus sp. IW2-2015 linkage group LG30, ASM291031v2, whole genome shotgun sequence encodes:
- the LOC111955117 gene encoding krev interaction trapped protein 1 isoform X1 yields MGNQDNLEDVFVAVVRPKNHVSLSSKEYRAKAYEILLIEVPLEGKEKKRKKVLLATKIQANGDTARSILDYVEEMTKPISNNKGFIGKRVVHMKKFHLDGDNEGKEVSLFFVPINVKDNSKPIYNPGSPSFYCLQDIMRVCSETSTHFSSITSKMLLALDKWLAEKHTMPHAIAALFRPAPVDRVKTNVSNPAYTSEGKPSDGDLHMGYTALEIKSKMLSLEKADMCIQNPLYGSDLQYTNRVDKVIINPYFGLGAPDYSKIQIPTREKWQHGSNNVTEEKEHQWVDDFPLHRSACEGDTELLTKLLESGFSVKQLDSDHWAPIHYACWYGKVEATKLLLEKGNCNPNLLNGQLSSLLHFAAGGGHSEIVQLLLQHPEIDRHIEDQQKRSPLQICEENKQNEWEETVKLLQQANNKPYEKVRIYRMDGSYRSVELKHGNNTSVQQIMEGMRLSKDTQQYFTIWICSENLNLQLKPYHKPLQHLRIWTEIVTDLTVLDPQRENPQLFLRRDVRLPLDIEKKIEDPLSILILFDEARHCLLKGFFPSPDSKLITLASLLLQIIYGNYESKKHKQGFLNEENLKSIVPISKVKSKAHHWTSKILHEYKCFSMSEGVSKEMHHLQRLFLQNCWDIPTYGAAFFTGQVFTKASSSNHKVIRVFVGVNTKGMHLMNMETKVLLISLEYGSFMWQLGHADQYFQIHSLENKMNFIVHTKQVTIGPFPSNSNGCISVIMLNQCVVVWKTVQIV; encoded by the exons ATCCTGTTGATAGAAGTTCCTTTGgaaggaaaagagaagaaaaggaaGAAGGTCTTACTGGCGACCAAAATCCAAGCCAATGGGGACACAGCCAGATCCATTTTGGATTATGTAGAAGAAATGACTAAACCCATATCTAACAACAAGGGTTTTATTG GAAAGCGTGTGGTGCACATGAAGAAATTCCATCTCGATGGTGACAATGAAGGAAAAGAGGTCTCCCTCTTTTTTGTGCCAATTAATGTCAAAG ATAATAGCAAGCCTATCTACAACCCTGGGAGCCCAAGTTTTTACTGCCTCCAGGATATCATGCGTGTGTGTAGCGAGACCAGCACTCATTTCTCCTCCATCACCTCAAAGATGCTCCTGGCCTTGGACAA gtGGCTGGCAGAGAAGCACACCATGCCTCACGCCATTGCAGCTCTGTTCCGGCCCGCACCGGtggaccgagtcaagaccaacgTGAGTAACCCTGCATATACCAGCGAGGGCAAACCCAGTGATGGGGATTTGCACATGGGCTACACCGCCTTGGAGATCAAGAGCAAGATGCTGTCACTGGAGAAGGCCGACATGTGCATTCAAAACCCTCTCTACGGCTCAGACCTGCAGTATACCAACCGG GTGGACAAAGTTATCATCAACCCTTACTTTGGCCTTGGTGCTCCGGATTACTCTAAAATCCAGATCCCTACGAGAGAAAAGTGGCAGCACGGCTCTAACAATGTGACGGAGGAAAA GGAGCACCAGTGGGTGGATGACTTCCCCCTACACCGCAGTGCCTGTGAAGGTGACACAGAGCTGCTCACAAAGCTCCTGGAAAGTGGCTTCTCAGTCAAACAGCTGGACAGCGACCACTGGGCCCCCATCCACTACGCCTGCTG GTATGGTAAAGTGGAGGCGACAAAGCTACTGCTGGAGAAGGGAAACTGTAACCCCAACTTGCTGAATGGCCAACTGAGCTCCCTGCTGCACTTTGCAGCTGGAGGGGGCCACTCAGAGATAGTACAGCTTCTGCTCCAGCATCCTGAGATAGACCGG CACATAGAGGATCAGCAAAAGAGATCGCCCCTGCAAATCTGTGAAGAGAACAAGCAAAACGAATGGGAGGAGACAGTGAAACTCCTACAGCAAGCCAATAACAAACCA TACGAGAAGGTGCGCATCTACCGCATGGACGGCTCGTACCGCTCGGTGGAGCTGAAGCACGGCAACAACACATCAGTGCAGCAGATCATGGAGGGCATGCGGCTTTCCAAGGACACCCAGCAGTACTTCACCATCTGGATCTGCTCCGAGAACCTCA ACCTGCAGCTGAAGCCCTACCACAAGCCCCTGCAGCACCTGCGTATCTGGACAGAGATTGTCACTGACCTCACTGTCCTGGACCCCCAGAGGGAGAACCCACAGCTCTTCCTCCGTAGAGATGTCCGTCTGCCCCTCGACATTGAGAAAAAG ATTGAGGACCCCCTGTCCATCCTGATCCTGTTTGATGAAGCCAGACACTGCCTCCTCAAGGGCTTCTTCCCCTCCCCGGACAGCAAGCTGATCACCCTGGCCAGCCTTCTGCTGCAGATCATCTACGGAAACTATGAGAGCAAGAAGCACAAGCAGGGCTTCCTTAA tGAGGAAAACCTGAAATCTATTGTCCCAATATCCAAGGTGAAAAGCAAAGCACATCATTGGACAAGCAAGATTCTTCATGAGTATAAG TGCTTCAGTATGAGTGAGGGTGTGAGCAAAGAGATGCACCACCTCCAGAGGCTCTTCCTGCAGAACTGCTGGGACATCCCGACCTATGGTGCCGCCTTCTTCACGGGCCAGGTCTTCACCAAGGCTAGCTCCAGCAACCACAAAGTCATCCGCGTCTTCGTGGGTGTCAACACCAAGGGCATGCACCTCATGAACATGGAGACCAAG GTACTTCTTATCAGTCTGGAGTATGGCTCTTTCATGTGGCAGCTAGGGCATGCTGATCAGTACTTTCAGATTCACAGTCTGGAAAATAAGATGAATTTCATTGTGCACACCAAACAGGTAACTATAGGACCTTTCCCAAGTAATTCCAATGGATGTATATCTGTGATTATGTTGAATCAATGTGTTGTAGTCTGGAAAACAGTGCAGATTGTATGA
- the LOC111955117 gene encoding krev interaction trapped protein 1 isoform X2: protein MGNQDNLEDVFVAVVRPKNHVSLSSKEYRAKAYEILLIEVPLEGKEKKRKKVLLATKIQANGDTARSILDYVEEMTKPISNNKGFIGKRVVHMKKFHLDGDNEGKEVSLFFVPINVKDNSKPIYNPGSPSFYCLQDIMRVCSETSTHFSSITSKMLLALDKWLAEKHTMPHAIAALFRPAPVDRVKTNVSNPAYTSEGKPSDGDLHMGYTALEIKSKMLSLEKADMCIQNPLYGSDLQYTNRVDKVIINPYFGLGAPDYSKIQIPTREKWQHGSNNVTEEKEHQWVDDFPLHRSACEGDTELLTKLLESGFSVKQLDSDHWAPIHYACWYGKVEATKLLLEKGNCNPNLLNGQLSSLLHFAAGGGHSEIVQLLLQHPEIDRHIEDQQKRSPLQICEENKQNEWEETVKLLQQANNKPYEKVRIYRMDGSYRSVELKHGNNTSVQQIMEGMRLSKDTQQYFTIWICSENLNLQLKPYHKPLQHLRIWTEIVTDLTVLDPQRENPQLFLRRDVRLPLDIEKKIEDPLSILILFDEARHCLLKGFFPSPDSKLITLASLLLQIIYGNYESKKHKQGFLNEENLKSIVPISKVKSKAHHWTSKILHEYKCFSMSEGVSKEMHHLQRLFLQNCWDIPTYGAAFFTGQVFTKASSSNHKVIRVFVGVNTKGMHLMNMETKVLLISLEYGSFMWQLGHADQYFQIHSLENKMNFIVHTKQAGLIVKLLMKLSGQMTPNDRSLTDKYAYG, encoded by the exons ATCCTGTTGATAGAAGTTCCTTTGgaaggaaaagagaagaaaaggaaGAAGGTCTTACTGGCGACCAAAATCCAAGCCAATGGGGACACAGCCAGATCCATTTTGGATTATGTAGAAGAAATGACTAAACCCATATCTAACAACAAGGGTTTTATTG GAAAGCGTGTGGTGCACATGAAGAAATTCCATCTCGATGGTGACAATGAAGGAAAAGAGGTCTCCCTCTTTTTTGTGCCAATTAATGTCAAAG ATAATAGCAAGCCTATCTACAACCCTGGGAGCCCAAGTTTTTACTGCCTCCAGGATATCATGCGTGTGTGTAGCGAGACCAGCACTCATTTCTCCTCCATCACCTCAAAGATGCTCCTGGCCTTGGACAA gtGGCTGGCAGAGAAGCACACCATGCCTCACGCCATTGCAGCTCTGTTCCGGCCCGCACCGGtggaccgagtcaagaccaacgTGAGTAACCCTGCATATACCAGCGAGGGCAAACCCAGTGATGGGGATTTGCACATGGGCTACACCGCCTTGGAGATCAAGAGCAAGATGCTGTCACTGGAGAAGGCCGACATGTGCATTCAAAACCCTCTCTACGGCTCAGACCTGCAGTATACCAACCGG GTGGACAAAGTTATCATCAACCCTTACTTTGGCCTTGGTGCTCCGGATTACTCTAAAATCCAGATCCCTACGAGAGAAAAGTGGCAGCACGGCTCTAACAATGTGACGGAGGAAAA GGAGCACCAGTGGGTGGATGACTTCCCCCTACACCGCAGTGCCTGTGAAGGTGACACAGAGCTGCTCACAAAGCTCCTGGAAAGTGGCTTCTCAGTCAAACAGCTGGACAGCGACCACTGGGCCCCCATCCACTACGCCTGCTG GTATGGTAAAGTGGAGGCGACAAAGCTACTGCTGGAGAAGGGAAACTGTAACCCCAACTTGCTGAATGGCCAACTGAGCTCCCTGCTGCACTTTGCAGCTGGAGGGGGCCACTCAGAGATAGTACAGCTTCTGCTCCAGCATCCTGAGATAGACCGG CACATAGAGGATCAGCAAAAGAGATCGCCCCTGCAAATCTGTGAAGAGAACAAGCAAAACGAATGGGAGGAGACAGTGAAACTCCTACAGCAAGCCAATAACAAACCA TACGAGAAGGTGCGCATCTACCGCATGGACGGCTCGTACCGCTCGGTGGAGCTGAAGCACGGCAACAACACATCAGTGCAGCAGATCATGGAGGGCATGCGGCTTTCCAAGGACACCCAGCAGTACTTCACCATCTGGATCTGCTCCGAGAACCTCA ACCTGCAGCTGAAGCCCTACCACAAGCCCCTGCAGCACCTGCGTATCTGGACAGAGATTGTCACTGACCTCACTGTCCTGGACCCCCAGAGGGAGAACCCACAGCTCTTCCTCCGTAGAGATGTCCGTCTGCCCCTCGACATTGAGAAAAAG ATTGAGGACCCCCTGTCCATCCTGATCCTGTTTGATGAAGCCAGACACTGCCTCCTCAAGGGCTTCTTCCCCTCCCCGGACAGCAAGCTGATCACCCTGGCCAGCCTTCTGCTGCAGATCATCTACGGAAACTATGAGAGCAAGAAGCACAAGCAGGGCTTCCTTAA tGAGGAAAACCTGAAATCTATTGTCCCAATATCCAAGGTGAAAAGCAAAGCACATCATTGGACAAGCAAGATTCTTCATGAGTATAAG TGCTTCAGTATGAGTGAGGGTGTGAGCAAAGAGATGCACCACCTCCAGAGGCTCTTCCTGCAGAACTGCTGGGACATCCCGACCTATGGTGCCGCCTTCTTCACGGGCCAGGTCTTCACCAAGGCTAGCTCCAGCAACCACAAAGTCATCCGCGTCTTCGTGGGTGTCAACACCAAGGGCATGCACCTCATGAACATGGAGACCAAG GTACTTCTTATCAGTCTGGAGTATGGCTCTTTCATGTGGCAGCTAGGGCATGCTGATCAGTACTTTCAGATTCACAGTCTGGAAAATAAGATGAATTTCATTGTGCACACCAAACAG GCTGGCCTTATTGTTAAACTGTTAATGAAGTTGAGTGGACAGATGACTCCGAATGACAGAAGTTTAACAGACAAGTATGCATATGGTTGA
- the LOC111955261 gene encoding LOW QUALITY PROTEIN: lanosterol 14-alpha demethylase-like (The sequence of the model RefSeq protein was modified relative to this genomic sequence to represent the inferred CDS: inserted 4 bases in 2 codons) has protein sequence MAMHLYQVSSMLIENTVGKMSDNLTSVVLAVSVITLTLGYISKLVLKQSQSSSEEHKKYPPYIPSSIPFLGHAIAFGKSPIEFLENAYEKYGPVVSFTMVGKTFTYLLGSEAATLMFNSKNEDLNAEDVYSRLTTPVFGKGVAYDVPNHIFLEQKKMFKTGLNIAHFKQHVEIIEEETKEYFSRWGDSGEQNLFEALSELIILTASACLHGKEIRSMLDEKVAQLYADLDGGXHHAGWLLPGWLPLPSFRRRDRAHKEIKNIFYKVTQKRRSSEREVDDMLQTLIDATYKDGRPLNDDEIAGMLIGLLLAGQHTSSTTSSWLGFFLGKDKALQDRCYAEQKTACGEDLPPLNFDQLKDLXLLDRCLKETLRLRPPIMTMMRMARSPQTVAGYTIPAGHQVCVSPTVNHRLQDTWTERMEFRPDRYLNDNPAAGEKFAYVPFGAGRHRCIGENFAYVQIKTIWSTMLRLYEFNLVDGYFPTINYTTMIHTPHNPVIRYKRRQH, from the exons ATGGCTATGCATTTATATCAAGTTAGTAGTATGCTAATAGAAAATACAGTCGGGAAAATGAGTGACAACTTGACATCAGTGGTCCTTGCAGTGTCTGTGATCACCCTAACGTTGGGATATATTTCTAAACTGGTGCTCAAACAGTCACAGTCTTCTTCAGAAGAACACAAG AAATACCCACCATACATACCTTCTAGCATTCCATTTCTGGGTCATGCCATAGCATTTGGGAAAAGTCCCATTGAATTTCTGGAGAATGCATATGAAAAG TATGGGCCTGTTGTCAGCTTTACCATGGTGGGCAAAACCTTTACCTACCTTCTGGGTAGTGAGGCAGCCACACTGATGTTTAACAGCAAGAACGAAGATCTCAATGCAGAGGATGTCTATTCCCGATTGACCACGCCAGTTTTTGGTAAAGGGGTTGCCTACGATGTACCTAACCAT ATCTTCCTGGAACAGAAGAAGATGTTTAAGACAGGACTGAACATCGCCCATTTCAAACAGCACGTTGAAATCATAGAGGAGGAAACGAAGGAGTACTTTTCACGATGGGGAGACAGTGGGGAACAAA accTGTTTGAGGCCCTGTCGGAGCTGATAATCCTGACGGCCAGTGCCTGTCTGCATGGGAAGGAGATCCGCAGCATGTTGGACGAGAAGGTGGCCCAGCTCTACGCAGACCTGGACGGGGG TCACCACGCTGGCTGGCTACTGCCCGGCTGGCTGCCCCTGCCCAGTTTCAG ACGAAGGGACAGAGCACACAAGGAGATCAAGAACATCTTCTACAAGGTCACCCAGAAACGCAGAAGCTCTGAGAGAGAAGTGGACGATATGCTGCAGACCCTCATAGATGCCACCTACAA aGATGGGCGGCCCCTAAATGATGATGAGATAGCGGGCATGCTGATTGGTCTACTCCTGGCCGGACAGCACACATCTTCCACTACTAGTTCCTGGTTGGGCTTCTTCCTTGGCAAAGATAAGGCCCTACAGGACCGCTGCTATGCTGAACAGAAAACTGCATGTGGAGAAGACTTGCCCCCACTCAACTTTGACCAG CTGAAGGACCT ACTGTTGGACCGCTGTTTGAAAGAGACCCTCCGACTCCGTCCACCCATCATGACCATGATGAGAATGGCACGCTCTCCTCAG ACTGTAGCAGGCTACACCATCCCAGCTGGCcaccaggtgtgtgtgtcccCGACAGTCAACCACCGTCTGCAGGACACCTGGACAGAGAGGATGGAGTTTAGGCCTGACCGCTACCTTAACGACAACCCTGCTGCAGGGGAGAAATTTGCCTATGTGCCCTTTGGTGCAG GCCGTCACCGCTGCATCGGAGAGAACTTTGCCTACGTTCAGATCAAGACCATCTGGTCTACCATGCTACGCCTTTACGAGTTCAACCTGGTCGATGGTTACTTCCCCACAATCAACTACACAACCATGATCCACACCCCGCACAACCCCGTCATCAGATACAAGAGGAGACAACACTAA